Part of the Lolium rigidum isolate FL_2022 chromosome 6, APGP_CSIRO_Lrig_0.1, whole genome shotgun sequence genome, ACAGGAACCTGAATGTTGAATTCCCGCCAAGGACGATCGATGTCAGTTTGATGCAGACAGCACCAGCGAGTTCTGACTGCGAAATTCAGGATGTGCAGGATAGGAATTCCTAGTACTTCCAGACTTGACATGCTGCCATGCCACCAGGCAATGTCCACCATTGATGTCTTTCCAGAGTGCAGCGATTTGAGGAAGTGTAGTTTTGGTGAGCCTAAACGACGGCAGCTGATGAAACCTCACTATCAGCATTGGAAGAAAACCAGGAAAGGGTTGAGTCTCCTTTGGTGAAAGATGCCACCATAGGAGACGGCAAAAGGAACACCACAGGATCCGGCTGCTTCCACACTGTACTGGGAAGACAGTGTGGCAGGCATCACATAGGTGGACCAATACAAAAGGCAGCTCATGAAGGAGGTGGTGAAATTAAATGAAAGCAATCTGCCATAAGGAGAGCACAATGATGTGTTTGATGGCAGACATGATATGGCACTCTGAGGCATGGTGAGCTGCACCAAAGAGCTCAAAGGGCATCCTTGCTCATAGGAGAAAGCAATTATGTCTAAGGTGGGGGCAGCGACGTGGGCTTGACCCTCAGCATCGGAGGAGCGGATCAAATGGTATTCAAGACCCCCAAGAACGGTGTAACCTGGAATATCAGATGGCCCCAGCAGTGGCGAGATATGACATATGATAGTTGGTTTGTTCCTACTGATTGTTAGTCCTTTATATAAAGTGGACCCTCCAGGGGCGAATTAATCAAGCAAGAACAGATGACACTATATTATCACTGCCTCTTTCGTCCAGCCAGAGCCTAATTTAGTCCCCTCTCCAGCAAGCCAACACATGCATCCTTCCTCTCGTGGTAGTTAGATTATGACAAACACAGACTTAATCAGTTAGCTAGGAATGAAGCGCAATAACTTGTGTTACTACGCTACCTAAGTATTCACAGATGCAAGTTATCAAATACTAGAAAGAAACGGAACTACGGAGTATTATATTTGTATGGACTGAAATCAAATGCCGCAAAACAAGTTACTGCAAGAAACCAAACTTATTTAGCTTGAAGAAGAAGGTGTGTTACTGCCACACAAGTTTGATAGCAATGACTGCTCAATGAGtccagacatggtaagatgacaaaCCTAGTTACGGGAGCAGCTTCCCGGCCATGAAGCAGCCGAACTTGTTGCTCCGCGAGTACTCATACGGCACCCCAGCCACCGTAAGCAGGCGCTCGAGGACCTCCTTGGCCTGGTCCGGGTCGGCCGTCTCGCACTCGAGCTCGTAGTTTGTGCCGAAGTCGAAATGCGTCTCATCGAGCTCCAGCACGAGGCGGGGCCCCTCGCCCTCCTGGAGCTCATACACGCCGCGGGTGTTCCGGAACCCGCCGAGGCAGACGAACGGCTTGGAGCCCCCGCCGACGCCGTACTCGTCGGCGACGAGCCGGACGATGGGGGAGTCGACCCCGCCGAGGCGTGCGGGGTCGTGGGCGCAGGCGAGGGCGAGGGCCGGGTCGAGCGgctcctcgacctcctcgacgCGGCTGACGCCGGCGTCGAGGCGCGGGCGGCGCTTGAGCGCGAGGACGGCGCGGGAGGGGGCGTGGTTTTCGAGGCCGTAGAGGCGGATGCGgagcgcggcggtggcggcggcgagggggcgcgcggcggcgtcgaAGAAGAGGTTGCGCTGGGCGTCGGTGCGGAGGAGGCGGGGCGCGAGGAAGGAGGCGAGGCGGCGGTGGGCCGCGGCGTCGGGGAGGCGGAGCTTGATCTCGACCTCcatggcggcgctagggtttggggggcgGGGGGTGGAGGCCGATGCGCTGGGGCTTGGAGGGCGCGGCGTCGGGCGGCGGGTGGAGGAGGCGCAGGAGCGGGTTGGTGGACGGCCGCGGGGTGGAGAGCGGGGTGAATTCGGCGGCGGATTTAGCCgtggcggctgcggcggcggccgctTTGGCGCGGTGGTGCTCGTCGAGCTCGTCGCGGTCGGAGCTGCGGAGCTCGATGCGGGTTGGCTGGCGGCGCAACATCGACTGGGCCGGGCTGGGCTGGGTCTCGAACTTGTGTGATGCCGTGAGCGAGCGAGGCTGGCTATCAGGGGAATGTATGGACGCATTTCATTCTGAGATGCGCGTGAGATCTTCCAAGCTTATTTTAGAACCAATGATTCTTTTATAAGTACTATATACTAAACCTTAACAGCTTCAATTTTTCTCAACTTTTTTGATTTAATTTTTACCTATCTGCCATGTTGGCACGTCTTTTACTTTGCTTTATTGTtgtttcgtgtgtacttctagagGTCTCTTGCAGTTCCTGGTTATTTTGACATTGCGTGGTTATTTCTTTGGTGTTTACATCTGGGTGGGTATAGTGATTTTAACTGTACCGCTTTTTACGTTGTAGATCCCAAGTAAAACGGTGCGACATGCCAATTTGCCTCCCACCTCTTGATTCCCCACTTCTGTCATCTCTTCTCTCGGCCAACTCCCCTACCTGGACGCATCCAGAGCCGTCGCACGGTGTCGCCGGCTCGCCGCGTCCTCCTGTCATGTTCCTTACATAGGGAGATGCTTCGGGACTCCGCCCTCGACCCACAGGTCTCTGCCCCGTTGCGACATGGGTCAACAGGCCAAAGTCAAAACCGGCGCCAGCATCTTCCTCCAGCGAGAAGGGGATAGCAGGCGGCGCGCCGATTGGGGTGGAGCTTCTGCAGACCTCGAAACGTGGATGGTCGTGATGCTGCAATGGCAGGATGGCGCTGCGATTACGAATTTTTCTCTTGACAAGCAACGGCGTAGGGGTGGCGGGGTGAGGGA contains:
- the LOC124662000 gene encoding triphosphate tunnel metalloenzyme 3-like, whose amino-acid sequence is MEVEIKLRLPDAAAHRRLASFLAPRLLRTDAQRNLFFDAAARPLAAATAALRIRLYGLENHAPSRAVLALKRRPRLDAGVSRVEEVEEPLDPALALACAHDPARLGGVDSPIVRLVADEYGVGGGSKPFVCLGGFRNTRGVYELQEGEGPRLVLELDETHFDFGTNYELECETADPDQAKEVLERLLTVAGVPYEYSRSNKFGCFMAGKLLP